The following is a genomic window from Chthoniobacterales bacterium.
CGAATTGATGGAAAGCGAGGCATTGGTCGCCTTCATTCCCCTCGACAAAGAGACCGCTAAAAAGCAGGGACGAAAAGACGCCCAGGGTAATCCCAAAGGATGGGACATGCCCGCAAAACCGCTTTACCAGAACCTTCTCAGGAAAGCGGCAGGTCGAGTGGTCATCTCCGATGTTGCTGAAGCAGTTCCGGCCGAGGCTCTCGCTGCCGGAATCACTTTTGACAAAAACTACGTGGACTACATTTTGAAGTAGTCGGCGTCCGCATTCACCCCAATGGAGCGACATGCCTGAAGAACTTCTCGAACCGGTCAGCGTCATTGATGTCAATACGGACACGACGCAGCCGCAAGAAGGAATTGCCTTATGTCTCTCCGGGGGCGGATATCGCGCCATGCTTTTCCATCTCGGGACGTTGATCCGGCTGAATGAAATCGGACTACTGCCCAAGCTTAACCGTGTATCCAGCGTCTCCGGCGGTTCCGTTACCGCTGCCCAGCTCGGTTTGAAATGGCGGCAGTTGCAGTTTACGGGCGGTATTGCTCAAAATATTTCGCAGCTCGTGATCGATCCGATCAGGGCTTTTGGGGAGCGCACGATTGATGCGAAGTCGATCCTCGGAGGGATATTTCTGCCGGGAACGGTTAGCGACAAGGTCACGAAGGCTTACCGGAGTTACCTCTACGGCGACGCGGACCTGCAAGCACTCCCCGCGGATAACGAGGGTCCGCGTTTCGTCATCAATGCGACCAATGTTCAGACCGGAGCCTTGTGGCGTTTTTCGCGGCCTTACATGGGGGACTACAAGACCGGCAGGGTGCTCGCGCCGAAGACCCCTGTCGCCCAAGCCGTGGCGGCTTCCTCCGCGTTTCCACCGGTGTTATCGCCCTTGCTTCTCAAGCTTCACCATGCCGATTTTGAGGCCGATCCAAAAGCAACTCTTCAGATGCCGCCCTACACCACAGAGGTCGTCCTGTCGGATGGCGGTGTCTACGATAACCTCGGGTTAGAGACGGCTTGGAAGCGTTACAAGAGTGTCCTGGTTAGTGACGGTGGCGGCAAGATGCCCCCCCAGCAAGACCCGAAGAGCGATTGGGCGCGGCACGGCTTACGTATTAACGACATTATCGACAACCAGGTGAGAAGCTTGAGAAAGCGCCAGACAATTGAAGCGTTTAAACGCGGAACAGATCATAACGGAACCTATTGGGGGATTCGCAGTCACGTTAAGGATTATTCTGCACCGATTCCTTTGAGCTGCCCCGAACAAAGAACGACAGAACTGGCCGAAACCCCGACCCGTCTAAAAGGGCTTTCGCTCGCGTACCAAAACAGGCTGATCAATTGGGGCTATGCGATCTGTGCCGCCGCTACTGAAACGTATTTCCCCGGCTCCGTGAGAACCGAAATCAAATTCCCCTATCCGGGCGGCGTTTAGCGCAAGGCGGCGATCCCCGTCACGCCAGAGCGGCCGCGACCGCGGCCGGAAATATTTCGGCCACATCGCCCTCGATCCGTAACGAGACCGCTGGATCCGCGTCGTGGTCCGTCGGCCCGCGATTGATGACAACGTAAGGTGCGCCGCGTTGCGCAGCGAAAAGCGGGAATGAAGCCGCCGGATAAACCGAGAGAGTCGAACCGAGCGCGACAACCAGGTCTGCGTTGACCGCGGCTTTCTCAGCGCGCCGGAGCACTTCCGGATCGAGGCTTTGTCCGAAACTTATCGTTGCCGGTTTTAGAAACCCGCCGCATTCGCAGAGTGGGGGCTGGCGATGTGCCCGAAAGAATTCGAAATGCGCCCCGGGATCATTGCGGCGCCGGCAGGTTTGGCATTCGACGAGCAGGTTCGTGCCGTGGAGTTCGACCAATCGATCCGCGCCTGTCCCGGCGCGCGCGTGCAGACCGTCGATGTTCTGCGTCACCACCGCCAACACTTTGCCCGCTCTCTCCAGGGCGACGATAGCCCGATGCACGGCATTCGGTTCCGCGGTCCGATAGCCATCCCATCCTTCGAGTTTGAAGTCCCAGTGCTCGATCCGCGCCGCTTCCGAACGCATGAAATCGTCGTAATAAACCGGCTGCCGCCGCGTCCAGACGCCTTGCGGTCCGCGAAAGTCGGGAATCCCGCTCCCGGTGGAAATTCCGGCGCCCGTAAAGAGCAATGCTTTCCGCGAAGCCCGCAGATATTCAGCGAGACGATCTGTGGAGTTGTTTAGCGACGAAGGAATATCAGCGAAGACTGTCGATGAGCGCCTTGCTGTTCGCGATGGCGGTTTCATCGGGATTCGGGCTCGCCTTGAGAAGCTCGATCGATTTTTCCGCCGCGGCGACCGCTTCTTTCTTGTTCCCCATCTTGGCCAGGATCTGCGCTTTTTTGAACTGCATGAAATACGCCTTCGGATTCTTTTCGATCGCCTGGTCGACCCATTTCAGCGCTTGCGGCAGGTCCTTGTTTTGGTCGAGGTAAAAACTGGCGGCGCTGTAATAGAAGCCGGCCTCCTGGTCCTTGCCGCTCTTCGCCGCGGCATCGATTCCTTGCATCACCTTTTCGACATCGTTCGTCGTTATCTTTACTGGCACGCGCGTCTTGTCCCATTCGAGATAGAAAGTCGCGGAATTAGCCCGCAAATCTTCGAAGCCGATGGTGAAGGTCTCGGCCGGCATCGCAATCATCGCCGGCTTGGCGGTCGCGCGCGCGACGTCGTTCTCCTGCTTGTATTCGGTCGCGGCGGATTTGAGATCCTTCGACAGAACGACCGTCCACTCGCTCTGACCGGGAATGCTGAGAAGAGCGTACTCGCCGGCCGGAACCTCCTTGTCTCCAAACTTAACATTCCCACTGAATTTGATCCGAGTCGGCAAGTTGGCGCCCGTGCGCCAGACTTTCCCGAACGGCACCAATCCGCCAAAGATGACCCGATCGTTCTTGTTGGGTCGCGAGTAGTCCACTTCGATGTCGGTCAGCCCGACGCGTTGCTTGATGACGGCATGCTGGCTGGCCTGAGGGAATTCCACTTTTTCATCAGCGGCAAAGGACGAGGTGGAAAAGAGCGCGGTAGCTGAAATCCCCGCGATCACAATGGTTCGAATGGCTTTTGTAGTGAGCATTTTTGGTGTTCTCCGTTGAGTTTGATTTTCGCCGTTCGCAACGGCGTCTAGGTCTTTGGTTCTGTTGCCGGCCCGGGAGTGGTTGGCGTTGCCGGAGGCGCAGCTGTCGCTGGTGCGGGTGATGGAGCAGTCGGTTCTGCCGTCTTCGCGGCTGCCGCTTTGGCTGCGGCCGCCGCGGCTGCGGCTTTCTTTTTTGCTTCCGCTTCGGCCGCCGCTTTGGCCAGGGCCGCATCCACCTCGGACGCTTCTATCGGATGGATGTTGTGATAATACTCGTTCGATTTTGCCAGCTCGCTTTTGCGCATCAACAGCGCGTCGAACCGCTCCCGGCGGCTCAATTCATAAACCTTGTCCATCTTGATCGCCTCGAACGGACAAACCTCCACGCAGATCTGGCAACTCATGCAGACTGAGATGTCGATGTCGAACGTCGCCGGATAAAACTGCGGTTTGCCCATGTAATCGGGCTTCTTGTCGTCGCTCTTGACGATGTAAATGCACTGCGGCGGACATTCCTTTTCGCAAATCTTGCAGGCCACGCAGCGCAGCCCCGCTTCCGGCTCCTTGTCGTAAACCAGGAACGGGAAGTTCCGGTAGTTTTCCGGCAACGGGCTGCGCTCCTCCGGATATTGCACCGTGATGAGCCGCTCCTTGTCGAAGTAACTCCCGACGAAATTCTTCGCCGTGACCGCCATGCCTTTGAGAACGCCGGTGCCGATCATGATTAGCGATCTACTTCTCCCATGACGATATCGACGCTGCCAAGAATAACCATCACGTCCGCGACGGTGTGGCCGAGACACATGTCCTCGAGCACGGTCAGGTTGATGAAGCTCGGTGGGCGGACGCGGTAGCGGTAGGGATTTGGGGTTCCGTCGCTAATTAAATAAAAGCCGAGCTCGCCTTTGGGCCCCTCGATCCGCCCATAGGCCTCGCCGACCGGCGGACGGAAAGCGCGCACTTTTACCTTCGGATTCATGATTGGACCTTCCGGGATCTGCGCAAACGCCTGGTTGAGAATGCCGATGCTTTCGCGCATTTCGAGCGCGCGCATCATCAGGCGATCGTAGCAATCCCCATGGTCGCCCAGCGGCACCCGGAATTTGAAGCGCGGATAGAGCCCGTAGCCGTCCACTTTGCGCAGGTCGTAATTAACCCCGCTCGCCCGCAGCATCGGTCCGGTGATCCCGGCGCTGATCGCCAGGTCGGCCGAAAGTTTGCCAATCTCCTGGGTGCGCGCGACCACGATCTCGTTCGAGACAATCAATTCTTCGAACTCATCGAGAAACCGCGGAAAGGCGTCGACGATCTTCTTCGCCCGGGCCAGCCAATCAGCTCCGGCGTCAACCCGGCACCCGCCGAAGCGCATGTAGTCGCACATCATCCGCGAGCCGGAGAGCGATTCGAACAGGTCGAGAATTTTCTCCCGCTCGCGGAACGCGTACATGAGCGGCGTGCCCCAGGCGCCCATGTCGCTGAGAAGAAAGCCGAGCAGAGAGGCGTGGTTTTGCAGCCGGGTCAGTTCCGCCAGGATGATCCGCAGGTATTCGGCGCGTTCGGGCACTTCGATTCCGGCGAGTTTCTCGACGCTGAGCGCGTAGGCCCAGTTGTTGGTCATCGAGCAAAAATAATCGAGCCGGTCCGTGTATGGCATCGAGCCGAGATAGCTCGTGTTTTCGCCGATCTTTTCATGGTTTCGATGCAAATAACCAAAGACCGGTTTCAGTTTGCGAACGACCTCACCATCAAGCGCGACGTTCATCCGGAAAACGCCGTGGGTGGAGGGATGTTGCGGCCCCATCGAGATCTCCATCAGGTCGCCCTCGATGCGGCTCGTCATCGGCGGCGGCGCTTCTTCCAGTTCGTGATATCCCGTCGAGCTCATCCTTGATTCCCCATTCACTGATCACCACTCACGCCGGCGCGGAGCGCCTCCGCCCCATCCAATTGCGGCCGCGGCGAATAATGCTCCTTCGCTTTCTCCAGCACTTCGTCGTGCGGCGTCGGCTCGTACTCGTAGTCGTCCGGCTCCCGGAAATCTTTCCGCATCGGGAAGTCTTCGAACTCGTCCCACATCAAAATGCGCCGGAGATCGGGATGGCCGTCGAACCTGATCCCGTAGAGATCGAAGATCTCCCGCTCCTGGAATTCTGCGCTTCGCCAGACTGAGGTCAGCGACGGCAACTGCGCGCCGGCGTCTCGATCGGGAGTCCGCAGGCGGATAATCAACGGTCCGTGTTTCAGCGTAACCGAGAAAAGGTGATAAACCGCCTCGAGATAACCGGGAAAGAATTCTTTCTGCGTCTCCTCGACTTCCTTTTCCGCGCCCTCGACGATTTTTTTGACCTTCACCTTCTTCGTCACCTTGCGATCCAGCCAGTCGACGCCGGTTACGTTTGAGCAGTGATCCAGCTTCAGCGCCGGATCGTCCCGAAGGAATTCGGCCACGGCCAGGGCATGTTCGCGATCGAGAAGCAGCGATGACTGGATCGCAACGGCCGCGTTAGGAACGATCTCGATTTTCGCCCCCGGCACCGCCGCTTCCGCGCGCGCCTTGATCTCCTCCAGCGTTTCCATAGGTGGATCGCGCGCTACGCCGCGCGATCTGTGTGAGTGGGTTGCATTGCTTTCATTGCGTCATCGAGCGCGGAGCGCTCGATCCACCTAGGCACGTTCCAATTTCGGCGGACGAAAAATATCCGGATTATTCGGCGGTTCGAGATCGTGCGCGCCGAAATCAGGGACTGGGAATTCGCTCGGCTGCGCGCGATTGAGATGCGGAGCCTTGTTCTTTCCGGTCAGCTCCTGCTCCTTGATCTTGCGCTGCAGTTCCATGAAGGCGTGCAGCAATGCTTCTGGCCGCGGCGGGCAACCCGGAATGTAAACGTCGACTGGAATGTAGCGGTCGATTCCTTTCAGAACGTTATAACCCTGCTTGAACGGCCCGCCCGAAATCGCGCACGCGCCCATCGAGATGACGTATTTCGGGTCCGGCATCTGGTTGTAGAGCCGCACGATCTGAGGCGCCATTTTCTTGGTCACGGTGCCGGCCACGATCATGAGATCGGCCTGGCGCGGCGAAGGCCGAAAAACTTCTCCGCCAAAGCGCGCCAGGTCGTACCGGGACGCCGCCGTCGCAATCATCTCAATCGCGCAACAGGCCAGGCCGAACTGGAGCGGCCAGATCGAATTGCGCCGGCCCCAATTGTAAAGTTCCTGGGTCGAAGTCACCCAGACGCCGCGTTTCTGCAGCTCGCTCCGAAGTCCCTCGTCGATCCCTTCGCTCATGCTGCCTTTCTAATCCGCGCCCAATCCAGGCAGCCTTTGCTCCACGCCCAAACGAGTCCTTCCAAAAGGAGGAGCAGGAAAACCAGGATCGCGACGAACGCTCCGAACGGCAATCCCGTGAACGCCACCGCGAAAGGAACGAGGAACACCGCTTCCACGTCGAAGATCAGGAAGATGATGCAGTAGAGATAATACTGCGATTGAAACTGGATCTGCGATTCGCCGATCGATTCCATCCCGCATTCATAAGTCGCGTTCTTTTGCGGCCCCGGTTTCGGCGGCTGGAGAAACCGCCTCCAAACCCACGCCAGCGCCAGCGGCATCAACGGAAAAACGAGCGCGACCCCGGCGAAGATGGCGAGAAACAGATAGGGATCGGTCTTCATGCTCGGCTAACTATTACACGTACCTTGCCGCGTCAGACCCATTCTGTCAGTCATTCTTTGTGGATCAAAACGAAGACTGCACCACTCGTCAATCCACTCCGTCCCCAGCTGCGTGATTTGTCTTCGGAAAAAGCCTCGCTTCGCCTATGCTTTGAGGGTGGAGAAAAAAGTCCGAAAGTTTGCCACCTTCGCGGAAGCCGAGAAGGCGGACCGCGATTATTACAAGAAACTGACGGGCAACGAACGCCTGAAAATCTGCGTCGAGCTTTCGAGCCATGATCCTGAGCAGCGACTTGAGAGAGTTTCTCGAATTGTTAAACGCCCGAGGCGTTGAGTATCTCGTGGTCGGGGCGCAT
Proteins encoded in this region:
- a CDS encoding NADH-quinone oxidoreductase subunit C, yielding METLEEIKARAEAAVPGAKIEIVPNAAVAIQSSLLLDREHALAVAEFLRDDPALKLDHCSNVTGVDWLDRKVTKKVKVKKIVEGAEKEVEETQKEFFPGYLEAVYHLFSVTLKHGPLIIRLRTPDRDAGAQLPSLTSVWRSAEFQEREIFDLYGIRFDGHPDLRRILMWDEFEDFPMRKDFREPDDYEYEPTPHDEVLEKAKEHYSPRPQLDGAEALRAGVSGDQ
- the ndhC gene encoding NADH-quinone oxidoreductase subunit A is translated as MKTDPYLFLAIFAGVALVFPLMPLALAWVWRRFLQPPKPGPQKNATYECGMESIGESQIQFQSQYYLYCIIFLIFDVEAVFLVPFAVAFTGLPFGAFVAILVFLLLLLEGLVWAWSKGCLDWARIRKAA
- a CDS encoding DUF2911 domain-containing protein, which gives rise to MLTTKAIRTIVIAGISATALFSTSSFAADEKVEFPQASQHAVIKQRVGLTDIEVDYSRPNKNDRVIFGGLVPFGKVWRTGANLPTRIKFSGNVKFGDKEVPAGEYALLSIPGQSEWTVVLSKDLKSAATEYKQENDVARATAKPAMIAMPAETFTIGFEDLRANSATFYLEWDKTRVPVKITTNDVEKVMQGIDAAAKSGKDQEAGFYYSAASFYLDQNKDLPQALKWVDQAIEKNPKAYFMQFKKAQILAKMGNKKEAVAAAEKSIELLKASPNPDETAIANSKALIDSLR
- a CDS encoding NADH-quinone oxidoreductase subunit D, with protein sequence MSSTGYHELEEAPPPMTSRIEGDLMEISMGPQHPSTHGVFRMNVALDGEVVRKLKPVFGYLHRNHEKIGENTSYLGSMPYTDRLDYFCSMTNNWAYALSVEKLAGIEVPERAEYLRIILAELTRLQNHASLLGFLLSDMGAWGTPLMYAFREREKILDLFESLSGSRMMCDYMRFGGCRVDAGADWLARAKKIVDAFPRFLDEFEELIVSNEIVVARTQEIGKLSADLAISAGITGPMLRASGVNYDLRKVDGYGLYPRFKFRVPLGDHGDCYDRLMMRALEMRESIGILNQAFAQIPEGPIMNPKVKVRAFRPPVGEAYGRIEGPKGELGFYLISDGTPNPYRYRVRPPSFINLTVLEDMCLGHTVADVMVILGSVDIVMGEVDR
- a CDS encoding 4Fe-4S dicluster domain-containing protein; the encoded protein is MIGTGVLKGMAVTAKNFVGSYFDKERLITVQYPEERSPLPENYRNFPFLVYDKEPEAGLRCVACKICEKECPPQCIYIVKSDDKKPDYMGKPQFYPATFDIDISVCMSCQICVEVCPFEAIKMDKVYELSRRERFDALLMRKSELAKSNEYYHNIHPIEASEVDAALAKAAAEAEAKKKAAAAAAAAKAAAAKTAEPTAPSPAPATAAPPATPTTPGPATEPKT
- a CDS encoding patatin-like phospholipase family protein, producing MPEELLEPVSVIDVNTDTTQPQEGIALCLSGGGYRAMLFHLGTLIRLNEIGLLPKLNRVSSVSGGSVTAAQLGLKWRQLQFTGGIAQNISQLVIDPIRAFGERTIDAKSILGGIFLPGTVSDKVTKAYRSYLYGDADLQALPADNEGPRFVINATNVQTGALWRFSRPYMGDYKTGRVLAPKTPVAQAVAASSAFPPVLSPLLLKLHHADFEADPKATLQMPPYTTEVVLSDGGVYDNLGLETAWKRYKSVLVSDGGGKMPPQQDPKSDWARHGLRINDIIDNQVRSLRKRQTIEAFKRGTDHNGTYWGIRSHVKDYSAPIPLSCPEQRTTELAETPTRLKGLSLAYQNRLINWGYAICAAATETYFPGSVRTEIKFPYPGGV
- a CDS encoding Sir2 family NAD-dependent protein deacetylase; this translates as MKPPSRTARRSSTVFADIPSSLNNSTDRLAEYLRASRKALLFTGAGISTGSGIPDFRGPQGVWTRRQPVYYDDFMRSEAARIEHWDFKLEGWDGYRTAEPNAVHRAIVALERAGKVLAVVTQNIDGLHARAGTGADRLVELHGTNLLVECQTCRRRNDPGAHFEFFRAHRQPPLCECGGFLKPATISFGQSLDPEVLRRAEKAAVNADLVVALGSTLSVYPAASFPLFAAQRGAPYVVINRGPTDHDADPAVSLRIEGDVAEIFPAAVAAALA
- a CDS encoding NADH-quinone oxidoreductase subunit B, which encodes MSEGIDEGLRSELQKRGVWVTSTQELYNWGRRNSIWPLQFGLACCAIEMIATAASRYDLARFGGEVFRPSPRQADLMIVAGTVTKKMAPQIVRLYNQMPDPKYVISMGACAISGGPFKQGYNVLKGIDRYIPVDVYIPGCPPRPEALLHAFMELQRKIKEQELTGKNKAPHLNRAQPSEFPVPDFGAHDLEPPNNPDIFRPPKLERA